The nucleotide window ATTGTGAAACAACATGGAATGAATCATAAGCTATCTAAATTTTTGTGCTAAAATTTTTGTCCTCAAGTAATATAACAGAAAACTTAGTAGTAACTACCAATTTTTGCTTCCATTGTCATGCATCACATTTGATATTCTCTAAAATGGTCACTGTTTCCATTTCATGTTGATAAAAAAAATGCTAAATTTTATGATCAAGCAAAATTTAACTCTCCTCCATTTCAGGTGCTGGAAGCTTACTAAATGCGATATTGGATCCCattttaatatttctatttgGTCTAGGTGTAGGCGGTGCTGCAATATCTACCGTAATTTCTGAGTATGTCCTTGCAACCATGTGATTGTTGTAAAAGCAATGTTGTTTACTTAGTTGGACCTTCTGTTTCTTTTCCTGCCTTAATTCAAGTCTAATGTTACAACTCGACTCACTTTTAGGTATATGATTGCTGGTATCCTCCTCTGGAAGCTGAATGAGAAAATAATACTGTCTCCAAATATTAACGGGGAAGGAATGAGTCTATATCTAAAATCTGGTAGGTCATCTTGATGCTTATAAATCTACAGCAAATATGACCATCTAAGATGGACTTTTCTAAGGCTTGTTTGTTTGACAGAAATTATGGATTTGAGAAATTTTGCACAATTCGTAGATGAGAACCTTGTTAGGTGAGAGAATGAGACCTTTCAGAGCCTGCTTGCATAGAATTCATAAACACAATAGGCATCATCTGACTCAAAAACTCAAGCCATTGGTCATGGCTTCATTATTCTTCTCTTCCTTTCTGTCCCTTCATTCCTTCACACTTCAGCAgttatcttccatttcctctttcTATCTGTTCCAGCATTCCTTGTCTTCCTCCTGCTTTCTTTTCTCCTTTCCTATTCTTTGCAgtcatttttcttctcttcttccttgtcAGCACATGCCTAAGGAGGGGCATTGGGAGTGAAGCATCATATGGGGATAATGTAGGCAATAGACCAGAAATTGGACAAGATCTACCCGATCTGGTTTTGATAGAATTCACTGGATCAATATAGTTCATGAAGAACCGGTCGGGTcatctgttttttcttttttttttaattccatgTTTGATCTTTAGAAAAATTGGACTTGACGAGTGCCTGGTTCAAAGTTTTGTAGGTCCAAACAGCTGGTTCAGTCTGGAGATGGCAACTATGGTTTAGGTCCTATGAATCATATCATATACATATAATCTGCATCTGCATTAATTTACAATTTCAATTGCTTATAGATGAAAAATATGCAAATAATGTTGTTCTTGACTTCTTGTGCAGTTGGCCTCTTGGTTGGTAGAACTATAGCTGTGCTCATTACAATGACAATATCAACTTCCATGGCAGCACGGGAAGGCCCAGTTGCCATGGCAGGTCACCAGATATGCTTACAAGTTTGGTTGGCGGTCTCTTTGCTCAATGATGCCTTGGCACTTGCTGGTCAGGTTGGATAATATAATCAGTCTGTTCACTGTTAAACATAATTTAAATCATATCACGAATTTTAAACATTATTTCTTGGCCTCTACAGTTTAACTAATTGTGCAAAACCTTTTTACAGGCTTTACTTGCAAGTGAATATACTCGGAAGAACTATGTACAAGCCCGTCTTGTAATATACAGGGTTATACAGGTTGGTTTCATGCTTTGCGCTCGTCACATTTTTGTATAGACACGTGATTACTATGTTTAAAGGTAGCTTTGGGAAACTAAAATGAATTTCTTAGGGTCTTTTATGCTTCTTTTGACTTGCCTATGATCTTTTCACTGTCTGTTAAATCTTTTGCCAGATTGGAGCAGCAACTGGAATTGCATTGGGTGTGTTGTTGTTCTTTGGATTTGAGCCTTTCTCAACTTTATTCACCACTGATTTTGCTGTTCTCCAAATTGCTCAATCTGGCATTCTGGCAAGAATTTTCTTTTCCGTACCCATTGAGTTCAAGACACTGTACTTGTCCTCTGTACTAACTGTTTGAAATTTGCAGTTTGTCACCGTTTCTCAACCGATCAATGCGCTTGCTTTTGTAATCGATGGCCTCTATTATGGTGTCTCCGACTTTTCGTATGCTGCATATTCTATGGTCTGTTCTGTTTCTCATTGAACACGAGTTTGGCTTTCCCTAATATGATAATAACCTATAATGTATACACCACAGATACTCGTGGGGGTAATCTCATCACTGTTCCTACTAATAGCTGCTCCTGTATTTGGACTTGCTGGAGTATGGGCTGGTTTGGTTTTTTTCATGAGTCTGCGAGCAGTTGCTGGGATTTGGAGGTACAACCACCACCCTACTCACTCTCTTCCAAGGTTTTACGTTGCTTATATATTCTCTTTCCAGGTTACAAACCAAAGGTGGACCATGGAAGATACTATTGTCTGATATGGAGATAGGAACCACaaaagaatgttgatggccattgATTTAACTGGATGCCGATGTTGGTGATGGAATATACTGCCCTCACAGTTCTACACTTGTACTGCAGCTGTTGTCTTTCAGTAGGCAAGATATTGGATGATCTTAGACATGACTTAGTCAGTAAACAGATACGAGATACAGCATAAGAGAACAAGGAAGAAGATTGGCAAAGACTCAAGGTTAGATTCTAGATGATAATTCATTTCTGAAGATGAACTACTGACACAAAAACTGTCATTCTTCCAAATATGCAGTTGCAAGAACAATAAATTATCCTGCAAAGCATGGAAGAGCTATTAATCCAAAGAACAGGTAGCTACACCATGAATACACCTTCAGACCTGGTtcaaaattattctttttttaaGCTTCTGATTGCATCACATGATTTCCAGTCTAAGTCTAGTATCAGCATAGACATTTGGAGATTAGCCCTTCTCTATGACACATCGGTAAGAGCTAACATGTGAAGGCCTATCTAATGGCATAATGTTGTTGAAATGCAACACCATCCTGGAGGAGCTAATATGTAGGGTGGAAATCTTGCTGATGATAACAAATGATAAACCTTTATGTTTTTAGATTGTTGCTTTTCCAACAGCTTTGATCTTATAGAATAGATTCTAAGGACAGTGTAGTGATTATTGTACTAGCAAGTAGTTTATCCACTTGCAGTATTCTTTTGCAGAGCACAATAGTACCAGTTGTTTCGTAGCACTAAATGGTTGTTGGAAGATGCATATCAGAGGTAAGTCAGATTTCcctgcataaatgaaacaaaatgccttccatatttacatttatgtttatagtATGAGAGCAGGCAGATAAGAATTTAAGGCCAAATGGGTAAGAGAATGTATGGCAAATAATTTGCAATAGCGAAAACcagcaagaattttttttttttttggtccttGAAATCAAAGTTTTATGTATACTCATAGAAATTGCATTGTTGTCCCAATGTTACCTGTCATGGACTTaattatattgacttatttttagAAGTTAGGAGGAATTTGCTTTGCTTATGCAAAATTGTCATTGTGCTATGGTGGGTTAATTACAAATCATTCTTTACGGTTAGCTATCATTAGTATTCCGatccatatattttaaaaaattataatgacatctttatagttgtgaaagtgaaacatctaagtcTATTTACCCTCACGTCGTTGGTTTTATTAATGGAATCAcgaaaataaaaggtaaaaaaataattttaatattttagttggtgGTGCGGATAGTGTCGGTGGTGGAGGATGACGACGTCTTAGGATGGCCACAAGTGATTGTTGTGGATGAGAATAGCATCGACGAGAGATGAGGGTAGATGTAGAGCAAAGAAAGGATCGTTCTGCATTTTCGTCGACACAATTGTCAAGCAACCATTTTGTTGCTCTTCATTTGTATCGACATCGATGTAGTTGTCAAGTGATCTTTTCGTCGCTCTGCACCGACGTCAACATAGTTGTCGAGCGATCCTCACCTGTCGCTTCTATTCTTCTCATCTACAATAGTTATCCGTGATCCCAAGCAGTATCATCATcaattgaaattttaaaattatctttttttttctttgttttcgttgataaaatctatgatattataataaatggacttaaatattttatttttataattataaaaatattaatataatttttaaagtataaagatcaaaatattaaaagaaactAACCGGTGGTGGGTAATATGTAGTTAGCTTGCTATGGCCCAACCTCAAACAAAGGAATGAAACAAACTAATCTACTGTATAATATGATTAACCCCTGCAACACTATACAACTACAATAGCTATTTTGCCGTGCTTACTTGACAAACAGTTTCAGAACAGCAGAGACtagaaaaatatctcatctccttCTCCCTTTACCTCTGCTTTGCAGAACACGCTCTGTATCTGCCCCTGCTGCTGGGGATCCGTGTAAGAAGTGCTTATTGAACTATCATATCCAGAGCTGAACTCATAGTTTCTTGGGTTCGATGGATTGAAAGGAGACGGGTTTGCCGACCCAGCGGATTTGCCGCTGAAGCTGGAGTTGGTGATGAGCATCTGATTCTGATGGCTGCTCGTCGTCGCCGTCGGTCTTATCGCCATGGCGAAGCTACTGCTGCCTTGTCCACCACTTCCACGGGCCGCGGGGACATCATGGTTGTGCTTGCCCTCGTACGTGGTGATCACCGCCCTGAGATCATGACAAGCCCTCTCCACATGCTTCCTCACCGAGCAACCCACGGTGGTGCACTTGTAGTAGCTCCTGCAGTTCGACGATGACAACAGGTGACATGAGATATATGCATACTCTTCAGGTCATCGATGCATTTGCAGAAGCAATTTGCTCGCCTTGGATTGGGATTCCCCTTCACCACCTTCTGCCCGTACTTCCTCCAGCGATATCCATCGTCGAGGATGTCAATGTCACTCGTGGTCTGAACCACCACCCTGGGCTCCCTCACCGTCCTGCTACCAGCACCTTCTCCTTCTTGCTTCCCCTTCCTGCAAAAACATGGACGGCAGACATGAGTCCATCTCATCCCTCAACTATGGCAGCCAATCGCTTGTTCTTCGACCAACTCCGATAACATCTTACCATCGCTTAGCATCAGGTTCCTCCTCCTCGAATTCATCGACTCCTGACTTGCTCACCTGAGACCCCAAATCGAGATCATCATCGCCGAAGGAGACGGAGGAATTGTCAGGTGTGGCAACCGACTCCAACATCAAAGATCGAGTTGCTTTCGCGCAAGCTAAGTTCCTCGTGGTGAACTGAGGCTTGGGATGGTTGTGCGTGCCTTTGTATACGATTTCGGTAATCTGTCCATCTAAAGATCTCTCGATCTTCTTCTTCGTGGGGCAACTCGGGTACGTGCACTTGTAGTAGCTGCGCGGGTTCTCGCTTCCTTTCACTTGCTTTTGCCCGTACTTCCTCCAGTTGTATCCGTCATCTGACCTCCTCTGCAGAGTCTGAACAGCTTGAGCATGGTGAGCTGAACCAGATGGGTGGCGGCTGTTGCTATCTCTGGGGGCTGTGGATTCAGATTTCGTAGTGGGAGTGGTGGTGCTGTAATGTTGTTGGTGCATCCATGATGGTTGGTGTTCGTCCTGTATGACCACATTAAAGGATTCGTCATCGGGAAGAAATGGCATCAAGACACGAAGGTCTTCTGAACTGCAACCtgtaggaaaggaagaagagcagGAAGGAGCAATTGGTACCGATGGAATTGAGGCGGAAGAAGGGTGAAAACAAGATGCTTGCTTGGTTCCATTTTGGAAAGAGAATTCACCCAAGCACTCGTCTCCATCCCTGATGCCTTGCTGATAACCGAAAGCTTGAGGAGATCGAAACATCTGTCCAAGGGGATGCTTCATATAAGCTTATCATGATTTGGATGGCAATCACAAGTGAGTAACATATGCATAGAATCGCACTAGAATATACTAAATCACAGAAACAGAGAAGACAAATGCTGCTTTTCTCATGTTGTATAGCAGATTCACAGCTGACTCCATGCACTTACACCAGAAGAGAGGAGAACGGGCGAGTCGAGGAGCGCAGCTGGGCTGAACCCCGCCGGAATGGCAAagtaggaggaggaaggagagatgGGCAGTGACGGCGGAGCGATGAACTTGAACTCGGGAAGGTCAGTTCCATCACCCGCGACACCGTCCGAGAACTCTCGGGCGTCGGCCGCGGCTCCGGAGAGCAGCTCAGTGAAGGAACCGGTCGAGAAGGCGAACGCGTCGGCGTGCCAGGAGCTCGCGGCGGAGGACGCCATGCAGGAGGaaagaggaagggaggaggaatCGGACGGCAGATCGAGGAGAGGTTGTTCGTGTCTCGTTGCTGGTCTAAGAGATTGGGATCGGTTGATCATTGGTGAGTGTGATGATTAAGAAGAATAGGAGACAGGGAGAAGGCTCGAGCACCATAGCACGCGAATGCGGAGGCTTCTTCTGAGAAGAAGAGGGCAGGGGGTGGGAATTTTGACCGTTGACTGGTCAAACTTCGTGGGTTTGACTGGAGGCCAAGTCTGGCCTCACCGTTTCCACTGCTACCCGCCTTGCTTACCCGACCGAAGGTGAAGGGCCCCACATCATGTTTTTGTGGTCTCCAGTTAGTATTCACCAATCAAATTGTTGGGTGGTCAAGGACGGGTATGAACGAATCGCCCCCTTTTTCTCGTTGCATGGCTCTCTGACTTCATTTGTGCTTGTGATGCTATTGCTACATTAAGACCCTCCTCTAGAATCATAACTTGGTGTTGCAAGCTTAAGTTCCTATTATATGATTACTGTATGTTGTTTCTGGCATGTTTAGTTAGAATGGCAGATATGGAGAAATAAAGTTCAATGCCAAAACAGCAGTAAACAGAATCAGAAGTAGAAGATTGTTACTGTTTTTATACTTTCGTCTTACGTCACAtcctggattatatatatatatatatatatatatatatatatatatatatatatatatatatatatatatatatctttccacacaagccaaatagataaacatcactttattcatcatctataaccatttattacaattcatttattcatcaaattacaaatagaaaagtaaacatagtaatgttaacttcaagagtcatccaagtggctctacctagcggtagaggaaggtccgctctccactggaatccaatttagtactagagggaggctgctctgaaaataaaaaacaaagaaaattcagcaacgctgagtaggaaccccaaaagtcaaatcaagatgaatacatgatcaaaattcaatcaatcatcctattggcgtatatcaagtacccgaaggagcactcccccaacaacggatggagaggctttatcttacgggatgagtttgtgttctcccaacagcggatggaggcaaactcatatcatactcccaacagcggatggagtggtgtcccacacccgccaaagtggggacacgttcctcccaatagcggatggaggaaccgtccagccgccacgtctgacggccagctaatccccgaagggaatcgccctacctgcccttggcagggaaataacataatctcacactagtcatgtccatatagggatgaaataacacatttaaacatttctttcaaatatcatcaataccaaataatacaaattagccctcaattgacttgaactctagttcaattgatccaattgaactcaatttactaggacctaactgaaccgatctctaatccttatttaactggtctggaaccaccctagactagtataatttggattagattatgttcaatttaggttaaactaacttgaataagtaaatcaatttggaatcaccctgaattgatttagactaatcaagcctagtttagttcaatcaatacttgggctcaaatccaacaataatattgagctagattaagccagctcatctactagtcatTTGCATTATATatgactgggcatgcatcacacaaagctagcccagccttggcccatggactggtcatgtgcatcgcatgtgaccgcccatgatggttaggctgggttagcctacgggccaaggcctgatccgtgggttgggcctggcctacgggctgggcctggtctactgattaggcctagccaataggctgtggcctgacctatgggttgggcctggcctgtgagcaatttcaatccaaataatatataattttataccgcaacatatattcattagcaatataaacaaaaaacataataacacattgaatgatagacaaggagataagctttaaaacaaggaaataacattctaatttaaatggaaatcataatacattaaaagacataaactttaatataatgaaataaccttctaaattcacataaaaatcatgctttcaatacatataaaatttcaacatattctagtcaaattctaaatcattcagaatagcatattttaaatttcaaattaatgaatatcacaaaagattttagataatatattttaatctaataatattttaatccagataagattaaagataaacattaatatcaggaaatatcagataaaacatataaatttttaacatctttaaatctataataaaaacttaatcatgggtcaacattatacaagtgattacttt belongs to Musa acuminata AAA Group cultivar baxijiao chromosome BXJ1-11, Cavendish_Baxijiao_AAA, whole genome shotgun sequence and includes:
- the LOC103971891 gene encoding protein DETOXIFICATION 44, chloroplastic, with the protein product MAIASFHPPIRILSPAPSFPRPPSKRLRPLLPRSPTRPKSQQRRVSRRQAKPQPSDTDRSLLTRASGLLNRIRGDEISLEILSIALPAVLALAADPLASIVDTAFVGHLGSVELAAVGVSVSIFNLVSKLFNVPLLNVTTSFVAEQQALECSPESNDHAIEAGGKVPTGRYLQQEPINYADGESRKFLPAVSTSLAFAAVVGIAESMALIFGLGLLMDFMGISVDSPMRLPAEQFLTLRAYGAPAIVLALAAQGTFRGFMDTKTPLYAIGAGSLLNAILDPILIFLFGLGVGGAAISTVISEYMIAGILLWKLNEKIILSPNINGEGMSLYLKSVGLLVGRTIAVLITMTISTSMAAREGPVAMAGHQICLQVWLAVSLLNDALALAGQALLASEYTRKNYVQARLVIYRVIQIGAATGIALGVLLFFGFEPFSTLFTTDFAVLQIAQSGILFVTVSQPINALAFVIDGLYYGVSDFSYAAYSMILVGVISSLFLLIAAPVFGLAGVWAGLVFFMSLRAVAGIWRLQTKGGPWKILLSDMEIGTTKEC
- the LOC135597542 gene encoding WRKY transcription factor WRKY24-like isoform X1, which gives rise to MINRSQSLRPATRHEQPLLDLPSDSSSLPLSSCMASSAASSWHADAFAFSTGSFTELLSGAAADAREFSDGVAGDGTDLPEFKFIAPPSLPISPSSSYFAIPAGFSPAALLDSPVLLSSGMFRSPQAFGYQQGIRDGDECLGEFSFQNGTKQASCFHPSSASIPSVPIAPSCSSSFPTGCSSEDLRVLMPFLPDDESFNVVIQDEHQPSWMHQQHYSTTTPTTKSESTAPRDSNSRHPSGSAHHAQAVQTLQRRSDDGYNWRKYGQKQVKGSENPRSYYKCTYPSCPTKKKIERSLDGQITEIVYKGTHNHPKPQFTTRNLACAKATRSLMLESVATPDNSSVSFGDDDLDLGSQVSKSGVDEFEEEEPDAKRWKGKQEGEGAGSRTVREPRVVVQTTSDIDILDDGYRWRKYGQKVVKGNPNPRSYYKCTTVGCSVRKHVERACHDLRAVITTYEGKHNHDVPAARGSGGQGSSSFAMAIRPTATTSSHQNQMLITNSSFSGKSAGSANPSPFNPSNPRNYEFSSGYDSSISTSYTDPQQQGQIQSVFCKAEVKGEGDEIFF
- the LOC135597542 gene encoding probable WRKY transcription factor 26 isoform X2 → MINRSQSLRPATRHEQPLLDLPSDSSSLPLSSCMASSAASSWHADAFAFSTGSFTELLSGAAADAREFSDGVAGDGTDLPEFKFIAPPSLPISPSSSYFAIPAGFSPAALLDSPVLLSSGMFRSPQAFGYQQGIRDGDECLGEFSFQNGTKQASCFHPSSASIPSDEHQPSWMHQQHYSTTTPTTKSESTAPRDSNSRHPSGSAHHAQAVQTLQRRSDDGYNWRKYGQKQVKGSENPRSYYKCTYPSCPTKKKIERSLDGQITEIVYKGTHNHPKPQFTTRNLACAKATRSLMLESVATPDNSSVSFGDDDLDLGSQVSKSGVDEFEEEEPDAKRWKGKQEGEGAGSRTVREPRVVVQTTSDIDILDDGYRWRKYGQKVVKGNPNPRSYYKCTTVGCSVRKHVERACHDLRAVITTYEGKHNHDVPAARGSGGQGSSSFAMAIRPTATTSSHQNQMLITNSSFSGKSAGSANPSPFNPSNPRNYEFSSGYDSSISTSYTDPQQQGQIQSVFCKAEVKGEGDEIFF